The following proteins are encoded in a genomic region of Paralichthys olivaceus isolate ysfri-2021 chromosome 23, ASM2471397v2, whole genome shotgun sequence:
- the irf5 gene encoding interferon regulatory factor 5 isoform X2 codes for MSVQPRRIRLKPWLLAQVNSGRFPGLQWINAEQRLFQIPWKHATRHTSTSDEENTVFKAWALETGKYQEGVDEPDPAKWKANLRCALNKSREFQLKYDGTKETPVRPYKIYEVCEQPASAGGFDDEDDDEEMPNLMDLTINPRISDPSPFNQFSLSSNEVFGPHHVISMPLLPVTADLQAPGQNFVSGLSTRLQDLNSLPPPAASVAPGSDLMEASSIGEIQNQQPCKYDLLSSVPLTDLDLKFQYRGRIMGSLTVSNPQGCRLYSGHLEPSPEQVDLFGPVTLQQVLFPGTSEIQNQKQRFYTEALLDVMDRGLILEIWEQDIYAIRLCQCKVFWSGPGTTEQSPPNPLEREKKIKVFSLNDFLQALILFQKGEATNPPPFEIYFCFGEDWPDKKPKEKKLIIVQVVPVVARILTEMFSGELSWSTDSIRLQISNPDVKDQTVEQFKELQKLLQSQHIQGPWTPNVP; via the exons ATGAGCGTCCAGCCTCGGAGGATCCGTCTGAAGCCATGGCTCCTGGCGCAGGTGAACAGTGGCAGGTTTCCTGGTCTCCAGTGGATCAACGCAGAACAACGCCTCTTCCAGATCCCCTGGAAACATGCTACACGCCACACGTCGACGTCTGATGAAGAAAACACTGTCTTCAAG GCATGGGCTCTTGAGACAGGTAAATATCAGGAAGGTGTTGATGAACCTGACCCTGCCAAGTGGAAGGCGAACCTTCGCTGCGCTCTGAACAAGAGTCGAGAGTTTCAGCTGAAATACGACGGAACCAAAGAGACGCCGGTTCGCCCGTACAAGATCTACGAGGTGTGCGAGCAGCCAGCGAGTGCAG gtGGCtttgatgatgaggatgatgatgaagag ATGCCAAACCTGATGGACCTCACCATCA ATCCCAGGATCAGTGACCCCTCCCCCTTCAATCAGTTCAGTTTATCTTCCAATGAGGTGTTTGGGCCTCATCATGTGATCTCGATGCCCCTCCTCCCTGTGACTGCTGACCTTCAGGCCCCGGGTCAGAACTTTGTCTCTGGACTCTCGACCAGACTCCAGGACTTGAACTCTTTGCCGCCCCCTGCTGCCTCTGTTGCCCCTGGATCGGACCTGATGGAGGCCAGCAGCATAGGAGAGATCCAGAACCAGCAACCCTGCAAGTACGACCTGCTCAGCAGTGTCCCAC TAACAGATCTGGACCTGAAGTTCCAGTACCGGGGTCGGATCATGGGCTCGCTGACTGTGAGCAACCCTCAGGGCTGCCGGCTATACTCTGGCCATCTAGAGCCAAGCCCGGAACAGGTTGACCTGTTTGGACCCGTCACTCTGCAGCAGGTCCTGTTCCCAGGGACGTCTGAGATCCAGAACCAGAAGCAGCGGTTCTACACAGAGGCCCTGCTAGACGTGATGGACCGAGGCTTGATCCTGGAGATCTGGGAACAGGACATTTACGCCATCCGGCTCTGTCAGTGTAAGGTGTTCTGGTCTGGACCGGGAACAACCGAACAGAGTCCACCAAACCCCCTGGAGCGGGAGAAAAAGATCAAAGTTTTCAGTCTGAATGACTTCCTTCAAG CTCTGATCCTGTTCCAGAAAGGTGAAGCTACGAACCCTCCACCCTTTGAGATCTACTTCTGCTTTGGGGAGGATTGGCCTGACAAGAAACCCAAAGAGAAAAAACTCATCATCgttcag GTGGTTCCTGTTGTGGCTCGCATCCTGACAGAGATGTTCTCAGGAGAACTCAGCTGGT
- the irf5 gene encoding interferon regulatory factor 5 isoform X1 yields MSVQPRRIRLKPWLLAQVNSGRFPGLQWINAEQRLFQIPWKHATRHTSTSDEENTVFKAWALETGKYQEGVDEPDPAKWKANLRCALNKSREFQLKYDGTKETPVRPYKIYEVCEQPASAGDVTGGFDDEDDDEEMPNLMDLTINPRISDPSPFNQFSLSSNEVFGPHHVISMPLLPVTADLQAPGQNFVSGLSTRLQDLNSLPPPAASVAPGSDLMEASSIGEIQNQQPCKYDLLSSVPLTDLDLKFQYRGRIMGSLTVSNPQGCRLYSGHLEPSPEQVDLFGPVTLQQVLFPGTSEIQNQKQRFYTEALLDVMDRGLILEIWEQDIYAIRLCQCKVFWSGPGTTEQSPPNPLEREKKIKVFSLNDFLQALILFQKGEATNPPPFEIYFCFGEDWPDKKPKEKKLIIVQVVPVVARILTEMFSGELSWSTDSIRLQISNPDVKDQTVEQFKELQKLLQSQHIQGPWTPNVP; encoded by the exons ATGAGCGTCCAGCCTCGGAGGATCCGTCTGAAGCCATGGCTCCTGGCGCAGGTGAACAGTGGCAGGTTTCCTGGTCTCCAGTGGATCAACGCAGAACAACGCCTCTTCCAGATCCCCTGGAAACATGCTACACGCCACACGTCGACGTCTGATGAAGAAAACACTGTCTTCAAG GCATGGGCTCTTGAGACAGGTAAATATCAGGAAGGTGTTGATGAACCTGACCCTGCCAAGTGGAAGGCGAACCTTCGCTGCGCTCTGAACAAGAGTCGAGAGTTTCAGCTGAAATACGACGGAACCAAAGAGACGCCGGTTCGCCCGTACAAGATCTACGAGGTGTGCGAGCAGCCAGCGAGTGCAGGTGATGTCACAG gtGGCtttgatgatgaggatgatgatgaagag ATGCCAAACCTGATGGACCTCACCATCA ATCCCAGGATCAGTGACCCCTCCCCCTTCAATCAGTTCAGTTTATCTTCCAATGAGGTGTTTGGGCCTCATCATGTGATCTCGATGCCCCTCCTCCCTGTGACTGCTGACCTTCAGGCCCCGGGTCAGAACTTTGTCTCTGGACTCTCGACCAGACTCCAGGACTTGAACTCTTTGCCGCCCCCTGCTGCCTCTGTTGCCCCTGGATCGGACCTGATGGAGGCCAGCAGCATAGGAGAGATCCAGAACCAGCAACCCTGCAAGTACGACCTGCTCAGCAGTGTCCCAC TAACAGATCTGGACCTGAAGTTCCAGTACCGGGGTCGGATCATGGGCTCGCTGACTGTGAGCAACCCTCAGGGCTGCCGGCTATACTCTGGCCATCTAGAGCCAAGCCCGGAACAGGTTGACCTGTTTGGACCCGTCACTCTGCAGCAGGTCCTGTTCCCAGGGACGTCTGAGATCCAGAACCAGAAGCAGCGGTTCTACACAGAGGCCCTGCTAGACGTGATGGACCGAGGCTTGATCCTGGAGATCTGGGAACAGGACATTTACGCCATCCGGCTCTGTCAGTGTAAGGTGTTCTGGTCTGGACCGGGAACAACCGAACAGAGTCCACCAAACCCCCTGGAGCGGGAGAAAAAGATCAAAGTTTTCAGTCTGAATGACTTCCTTCAAG CTCTGATCCTGTTCCAGAAAGGTGAAGCTACGAACCCTCCACCCTTTGAGATCTACTTCTGCTTTGGGGAGGATTGGCCTGACAAGAAACCCAAAGAGAAAAAACTCATCATCgttcag GTGGTTCCTGTTGTGGCTCGCATCCTGACAGAGATGTTCTCAGGAGAACTCAGCTGGT
- the irf5 gene encoding interferon regulatory factor 5 isoform X3: MLQSADMSVQPRRIRLKPWLLAQVNSGRFPGLQWINAEQRLFQIPWKHATRHTSTSDEENTVFKAWALETGKYQEGVDEPDPAKWKANLRCALNKSREFQLKYDGTKETPVRPYKIYEVCEQPASAGGFDDEDDDEEMPNLMDLTINPRISDPSPFNQFSLSSNEVFGPHHVISMPLLPVTADLQAPGQNFVSGLSTRLQDLNSLPPPAASVAPGSDLMEASSIGEIQNQQPCKYDLLSSVPLTDLDLKFQYRGRIMGSLTVSNPQGCRLYSGHLEPSPEQVDLFGPVTLQQVLFPGTSEIQNQKQRFYTEALLDVMDRGLILEIWEQDIYAIRLCQCKVFWSGPGTTEQSPPNPLEREKKIKVFSLNDFLQALILFQKGEATNPPPFEIYFCFGEDWPDKKPKEKKLIIVQVVPVVARILTEMFSGELSWSTDSIRLQISNPDVKDQTVEQFKELQKLLQSQHIQGPWTPNVP; the protein is encoded by the exons ATGTTGCAGAGCGCTGACATGAGCGTCCAGCCTCGGAGGATCCGTCTGAAGCCATGGCTCCTGGCGCAGGTGAACAGTGGCAGGTTTCCTGGTCTCCAGTGGATCAACGCAGAACAACGCCTCTTCCAGATCCCCTGGAAACATGCTACACGCCACACGTCGACGTCTGATGAAGAAAACACTGTCTTCAAG GCATGGGCTCTTGAGACAGGTAAATATCAGGAAGGTGTTGATGAACCTGACCCTGCCAAGTGGAAGGCGAACCTTCGCTGCGCTCTGAACAAGAGTCGAGAGTTTCAGCTGAAATACGACGGAACCAAAGAGACGCCGGTTCGCCCGTACAAGATCTACGAGGTGTGCGAGCAGCCAGCGAGTGCAG gtGGCtttgatgatgaggatgatgatgaagag ATGCCAAACCTGATGGACCTCACCATCA ATCCCAGGATCAGTGACCCCTCCCCCTTCAATCAGTTCAGTTTATCTTCCAATGAGGTGTTTGGGCCTCATCATGTGATCTCGATGCCCCTCCTCCCTGTGACTGCTGACCTTCAGGCCCCGGGTCAGAACTTTGTCTCTGGACTCTCGACCAGACTCCAGGACTTGAACTCTTTGCCGCCCCCTGCTGCCTCTGTTGCCCCTGGATCGGACCTGATGGAGGCCAGCAGCATAGGAGAGATCCAGAACCAGCAACCCTGCAAGTACGACCTGCTCAGCAGTGTCCCAC TAACAGATCTGGACCTGAAGTTCCAGTACCGGGGTCGGATCATGGGCTCGCTGACTGTGAGCAACCCTCAGGGCTGCCGGCTATACTCTGGCCATCTAGAGCCAAGCCCGGAACAGGTTGACCTGTTTGGACCCGTCACTCTGCAGCAGGTCCTGTTCCCAGGGACGTCTGAGATCCAGAACCAGAAGCAGCGGTTCTACACAGAGGCCCTGCTAGACGTGATGGACCGAGGCTTGATCCTGGAGATCTGGGAACAGGACATTTACGCCATCCGGCTCTGTCAGTGTAAGGTGTTCTGGTCTGGACCGGGAACAACCGAACAGAGTCCACCAAACCCCCTGGAGCGGGAGAAAAAGATCAAAGTTTTCAGTCTGAATGACTTCCTTCAAG CTCTGATCCTGTTCCAGAAAGGTGAAGCTACGAACCCTCCACCCTTTGAGATCTACTTCTGCTTTGGGGAGGATTGGCCTGACAAGAAACCCAAAGAGAAAAAACTCATCATCgttcag GTGGTTCCTGTTGTGGCTCGCATCCTGACAGAGATGTTCTCAGGAGAACTCAGCTGGT